TCATCCTCATCCTCATCTCTCCACCCTTGCAAACACTCTCCCTCCGCAACCCTCGACCTCCTAATCCTCCTCCTCGTCCTCTTCTCCGCCGCCTTCCTCCTCTCCTCCTACTTCTCCTACCTCTTCCACTCCCTCTCCCTCCTCTCCTCCCACCTCTCCTCCCAAGATCTCTCCTCCATCCCTCCCGCCTCCTACCTCCTCGCCTTCGCCCTCTTCTTCGCCGCCACCATCGCCTTCCTCGACTTATGCTGCGGGCCGAGATCGAGAAAATGTCGGAACCCGAAGTGCAAAGGGCTGAAGAAGGCGATGGAGTTCGATCTGCAGATACAGACGGAGGATTGCGTTAGATCGGGATCGGGAGGGAGCAAGGAGATCGATCGGTTGCCGTGGAAAGGAGGGAGCGAGGGGAATCCTGATTACGAGTGTTTGAGAGCTGAGCTAAGGAGGATGGCTCCCGTTAATGGTCGGGCTGTGTTGCTTTTCCGATCTANNNNNNNNNNNNNNNNNNNNNNNNNNNNNNNNNNNNNNNNNNNNNNNNNNNNNNNNNNNNNNNNNNNNNNNNNNNNNNNNNNNNNNNNNNNNNNNNNNNNNNNNNNNNNNNNNNNNNNNNNNNNNNNNNNNNNNNNNNNNNNNNNNNNNNNNNNNNNNNNNNNNNNNNNNNNNNNNNNNNNNNNNNNNNNNNNNNNNNNNNNNNNNNNNNNNNNNNNNNNNNNNNNNNNNNNNNNNNNNNNNNNNNNNNNNNNNNNNNNNNNNNNNNNNNNNNNNNNNNNNNNNNNNNNNNNNNNNNNNNNCGATCTAGGTGTGGTTGTCCTGTTGCGAAGCTTCAAGGTTGGGGACCTAAGCGTGGTCGGCGTCATAAAAAGTAAGTAGCTTTATTTGATTATATTTGCCAAAAACAAAAATCTTTCATCTTGTTCAAGTTTTTTTGTCTGAATTTGATTCTCTTTTGTGTCTGAACGTAACACATTGCTGGTGATTTGATAAGTAGTGTTAAGTAAGACATTTCTCTTTGTCTGTTATGTAAGTTTCTTGGATTATTACCAAAAAACACAATCTTTCATCTTGTTGAGTTTTTTTTGTTTGTCTGAATTCAGTTCTCTTTTGTCTCTTTGAGTTTTGTCTGAACCATAAAATAAGTTATTGTATGGCATTGATCAGTTTTCATCTGATTCTTCTTGGTTGTGATTGATAATAATAATAGTGTGTGTGTGTGTGTTCCTTGTCAATAAGCTATTGATAATGATGGATTGAATTGTGAAGTCTCATAGTAAAAGAGTAAGCCTTTATTATGCTCTCTCTTCATGTTTGTGATGTGAATGCGAGCTGAGTGTATATTCCAAGTGAGAAATGAAAGGGAATCAATGATGATGGTTGGTGTTTGTAATACTGATCTGGTTGTGTCTATCCGTTTTGTAAACGATTATCTTGGCACATTTCACATCTTTTATAGCGGGTTTACTGGAGTTTTCGAGTATATGGAAGACTGTCCTGGCTGAGTTAGCTATGAAGAAAATTAACAACTTTGGACATGGAGTATGATTCCGCTAGTCAGTGAAGCCATTTTCTTGTCCATGTTGTTTTGAAATGGTGGTTCCATGGTTTAGGCTTATAATATGATCAAACATAAGAGGCAAGGAATAGCAGCTTATGTCCCAGTTGATTGCCCTTACTGATAGGAAAAAAACTCCATCTTTGCTGCAACTGTTATTTTTATTTTTATTTTGCAAAGGTTTCTTGGTGCTCTGCTTGGCAAAATGTTTGCTTTACCATTGATTCTTGATTTAACAAAGCGTTGAGATTCCAC
This sequence is a window from Brassica oleracea var. oleracea cultivar TO1000 chromosome C1, BOL, whole genome shotgun sequence. Protein-coding genes within it:
- the LOC106345063 gene encoding uncharacterized protein At5g19025, whose protein sequence is MLHLLHISDEDPTSMPPSHTSSSSSSSLHPCKHSPSATLDLLILLLVLFSAAFLLSSYFSYLFHSLSLLSSHLSSQDLSSIPPASYLLAFALFFAATIAFLDLCCGPRSRKCRNPKCKGLKKAMEFDLQIQTEDCVRSGSGGSKEIDRLPWKGGSEGNPDYECLRAELRRMAPVNGRAVLLFRSRCGCPVAKLQGWGPKRGRRHKKSQANLALKGGIDKR